A genomic window from Salvia hispanica cultivar TCC Black 2014 chromosome 5, UniMelb_Shisp_WGS_1.0, whole genome shotgun sequence includes:
- the LOC125188948 gene encoding zinc finger CCCH domain-containing protein 24, with the protein MAEIPPTETLTSVEHQDSTDQPNPSVSPPPPSAEEINLPEKRKREVEPEPEPSADKAKHPLWKTSLCSYFRRSGELCSHGETCRYAHGEDELRPRPDNTWDPTSERAKKMAKTNDQDKAAEAGGIMMTEALEEDGEESSSGLSKCIVNLPMKWSSDNFRLFLNDQGIVFKSAKKKKGMIVGFVTFESEEQSKTAVEKLDGQTVGNNRTLKVSDVIQRPFEKSNKAALPVKPSPDNDDENDSVLPSDSASKARSARDAVTPLAHMSYSDQLEHKKNSLAQILKRLTRNARKACPNGISLPEWILKAREIGGLPCKLEGIIESPLVNGYRNKCEFSVGNSLQGKHTVGFLLGNFREGVTAVEEPVDCPNVSRIACKYAAIFQEFLQQSCLPIWNRLNNSGFWRQLTVREGRKPGQIDADNSEASISEVMLMVQVCTLGSDEGQVKEELHRLAQTFSAGSTAESPPLPLTTLVIQDHTGISNAAPSDAPLRYVFLHRGGDCGLEISDDVVEPRIHDHISNLRFSISPSAFFQVNTLAAERLYSLAGDWADLGPDTLLFDVCCGTGTIGLTLAHHVGMVVGIEMNASAVSDAERNAEANGIKNCRFVCGKAEDVIGSLMKEYLSLPEKQDENRDTSENNESEANSAEENINSVDGVVGAENSSVVVNHENGHAVSGCSKDEAKLEKDSTSQSSSNPMRQFKNVVAIVDPPRVGLHPTVIKVLRTQSRLRRLVYISCNPDSLVANAIELCTPSPDKSEKGNNKNNRGWRNMSAAGLARHRSKSMPESEPFKPVKAMAVDLFPHTPHCELVMLLER; encoded by the exons ATGGCGGAAATCCCGCCAACTGAAACCCTAACCTCAGTGGAGCACCAGGATTCCACCGATCAGCCGAATCCGTCGGTGAGCCCTCCGCCTCCATCCGCCGAAGAAATTAACCTTCCAGAGAAGCGCAAGCGTGAGGTTGAGCCCGAACCGGAACCCTCAGCCGACAAGGCGAAGCACCCGCTGTGGAAGACGAGCCTATGCTCCTACTTCAGGAGGTCTGGCGAATTGTGCAGCCACGGCGAGACTTGCCGCTACGCTCACGGGGAGGACGAGCTCCGGCCGCGCCCCGACAACACTTGGGATCCCACTTCGGAGCGGGCTAAAAAGATGGCCAAAACTAATGACCAGGATAAAGCTGCTGAGGCGGGCGGCATAATGATGACGGAGGCGTTGGAGGAGGACGGGGAGGAGTCTTCTTCTGGTTTATCCAAATGTATTGTCAATTTGCCTATGAAGTGGAGTTCGGATAATTTTAGGCTTTTTCTGAACGACCAG GGCATCGTGTTCAAATCggcaaagaaaaagaaaggaatGATAGTTGGTTTTGTTACTTTCGAAAGTGAAGAACAATCTAAGACTGCTGTGGAG AAGCTGGATGGGCAAACTGTTGGAAATAATAGAACATTAAAGGTCTCGGATGTCATTCAAAGACCGTTTGAGAAAAGCAATAAAGCTGCATTGCCTGTAAAGCCATCTCCAGATAATGATGATGAGAATGACAGTGTACTTCCTAGCGATTCAGCCTCAAAGGCTAGAAGTGCCCGTGATGCTGTGACTCCTCTTGCTCACATGTCCTATTCTGATCAGCTCGAGCAcaagaaaaactctttggcaCAAATCCTCAAAAGACTA ACTCGAAATGCACGCAAGGCATGTCCAAATGGTATTTCACTTCCAGAATGGATCCTGAAGGCTAGAGAAATAG GTGGTCTTCCATGCAAATTAGAGGGTATAATCGAATCACCCCTTGTTAATGGATACCGTAACAAGTGTGAATTCTCTGTTGGAAATTCTTTGCAAGGGAAGCACACAGTGGGCTTTTTACTTGGGAATTTCAG gGAAGGTGTGACAGCTGTTGAGGAACCCGTTGACTGCCCAAATGTTTCTAGAATTGCTTGTAAATATGCTGCTATCTTTCAAGAATTTCTGCAGCAGTCGTGCTTACCCATATGGAACAGATTGAACAATAGCGGGTTCTGGCGTCAACTTACG GTTCGTGAGGGTAGGAAACCTGGCCAGATTGATGCTGACAATTCCGAGGCTAGTATTTCAGAGGTCATGCTCATGGTTCAG GTGTGCACCCTGGGTTCTGATGAAGGGCAGGTAAAAGAGGAACTTCATCGGTTAGCACAAACTTTTTCTGCAGGATCTACTGCAGAATCTCCTCCATTACCTTTAACAACACTAGTAATTCAG GATCATACAGGAATATCGAATGCTGCACCATCCGATGCCCCTTTGCGGTACGTTTTTCTTCATAGAGGGGGTGATTGTGGACTGGAGATATCTGATGATGTCGTAGAACCAAGAATTCATGATCACATAAGCAATCTCCGGTTCTCTATATCTCCGTCTGCCTTCTTTCAG GTTAACACCCTTGCAGCAGAGAGGTTGTATTCACTTGCCGGGGACTGGGCTGACCTGGGTCCTGACACTTTACTCTTTGATGTTTGTTGCGGGACTGGAACTATTGGTCTGACTTTAGCTCACCATGTTGGCATG GTCGTCGGTATTGAAATGAATGCTTCTGCAGTTTCAGATGCAGAAAGAAATGCGGAAGCCAATGGCATTAAAAACTGCAGATTTGTCTGTGGAAAG GCTGAGGATGTTATTGGGTCGTTGATGAAAGAGTATCTATCTTTGCCTGAAAAGCAAGACGAAAACAGAGACACATCAGAAAATAATGAGTCTGAAGCCAATTCCGctgaagaaaatataaactcTGTTGATGGTGTGGTTGGAGCTGAAAATAGCTCTGTTGTTGTTAACCATGAGAACGGTCATGCTGTGAGTGGGTGTTCGAAAGATGAGGCtaagttggagaaggattccACTTCACAAAGTAGTAGCAACCCAATGCGACAATTTAAAAATGTCGTTGCTATAGTGGATCCTCCACGTGTCGGACTTCATCCCACT GTAATCAAAGTTTTGAGGACGCAGTCGCGTTTAAGGAGGCTCGT CTACATCTCCTGCAATCCTGATAGTCTGGTGGCAAATGCTATCGAGCTCTGCACGCCTTCACCCGATAAATCCGAGAAAGGAAATAATAAGAACAACCGGGGATGGAGAAATATGAGCGCTGCTGGTCTAGCCCGTCACAGATCCAAATCTATGCCCGAGTCTGAGCCATTCAAACCCGTGAAAGCGATGGCTGTCGATCTTTTCCCTCATACACCCCACTGCGAGCTGGTGATGCTGCTTGAGAGGTGA